A single window of Flavobacterium aestivum DNA harbors:
- the rpoC gene encoding DNA-directed RNA polymerase subunit beta', translating to MMNNRNNKDKNPVKRFNKISIGLASPESILKESRGEVLKPETINYRTHKPERDGLFCERIFGPVKDFECACGKYKRIRYKGIICDRCGVEVTEKKVRRDRVGHINLVVPIAHIWYFRSLPNKIGYILGLPSKKLDMIIYYERYVVIQAGIAKNADGESVQRLDFLTEEEYLNILDTLPADNQYLDDFDPNKFVAKMGAECIMDLLARIDLDELSYDLRHKANNETSKQRKTEALKRLQVVESFRESNLNRENRPEWMIMKVVPVIPPELRPLVPLDGGRFATSDLNDLYRRVIIRNNRLKRLIEIKAPEVILRNEKRMLQESVDSLFDNTRKASAVKTESNRPLKSLSDSLKGKQGRFRQNLLGKRVDYSARSVIVVGPELKLFECGLPKDMAAELYKPFVIRKLIERGIVKTVKSAKKIIDKKEPVVWDILENVIKGHPVLLNRAPTLHRLGIQAFQPKLIEGKAIQLHPLVCTAFNADFDGDQMAVHLPLGPEAILEAQLLMLASHNILNPANGAPITVPSQDMVLGLYYMTKERLSTPEKTILGQGITFYSAEEVNIALNEGRLELNAQVKIRAKDFNENGELVYQIIQTTAGRVLFNEVVPEAAGYINDVLTKKNLRDIIGHVLSSTDVPTTAAFLDNMKDMGYKFAFKGGLSFSLGDIRIPDQKPKLIADARDQVEGISANYNMGLITNNERYNQVIDVWTSANAQLTELAMKNIREDQQGFNSVYMMLDSGARGSKEQIRQLTGMRGLMAKPKKSTAGGGEIIENPILSNFKEGLSILEYFISTHGARKGLADTALKTADAGYLTRRLHDVSQDVIVNIEDCGTLRGVEVSALKKNEEIVESLGERILGRVALQDVINPLTSEVLVKSGEQITEVLMKAIEASPVEKVEVRSPLVCEATKGICAKCYGRNLATGKMTQRGEAVGVIAAQSIGEPGTQLTLRTFHVGGVAGGISEDSSIITRFAGKLDIEDLKTVKGEDSEGNAVDIVVSRSTELKLIDEKTGILLSTHNIPYGSSIFVGDGQSVAKGEVICKWDPYNGVIVSEFTGKIAYEDLEQGQSFMVEIDEQTGFQEKVISESRSKKLIPTLLVYGKEGELIRSYNLPVGAHLMVENGEKIKAGKVLVKIPRRSSKSGDITGGLPRITELLEARNPSNPAVVSEIDGVVSFGKIKRGNREIVIESKFGDVRKYLVKLSSQILVQENDFVRAGVPLSDGAITPDDILRIQGPAAVQQYLVNEIQEVYRLQGVKINDKHFEVVIRQMMRKVRVEDPGDTLFLEDQLIHTKDFIVQNDNLYGMKVVEDAGDSSTLKPGQIITPRQLRDENSLLKRTDKNLVVARDVITATATPVLQGITRASLQTKSFISAASFQETTKVLNEAAVAGKIDLLEGLKENVIVGHRIPAGTGMREYDNTIVGSREDYNDMMANKEEYIY from the coding sequence ATGATGAATAATAGAAATAATAAAGATAAGAATCCAGTTAAAAGATTTAATAAAATCTCAATTGGATTGGCTTCACCAGAATCTATCTTGAAAGAATCAAGAGGAGAGGTTTTAAAGCCAGAGACAATCAACTATAGAACTCACAAACCAGAGCGTGACGGACTTTTCTGCGAAAGAATCTTCGGACCAGTTAAGGATTTCGAATGTGCTTGTGGTAAATATAAAAGAATTCGTTACAAAGGTATCATCTGCGACCGTTGTGGTGTTGAAGTTACTGAGAAAAAAGTACGTCGTGATAGAGTAGGACACATCAACCTTGTTGTGCCTATTGCTCATATCTGGTATTTCCGTTCTCTTCCAAACAAAATTGGTTATATCCTTGGTCTTCCATCTAAGAAATTAGATATGATTATCTACTACGAAAGATACGTAGTAATTCAAGCTGGTATTGCTAAAAATGCTGATGGTGAATCAGTGCAAAGATTAGATTTCTTGACAGAAGAAGAGTATTTGAATATATTAGATACACTTCCTGCTGACAACCAATATCTTGATGATTTTGATCCTAATAAATTTGTTGCCAAAATGGGAGCAGAGTGTATTATGGATTTATTAGCTCGTATTGATCTTGATGAATTATCATATGATTTGAGACACAAAGCGAATAACGAAACATCAAAACAACGTAAAACAGAAGCATTAAAAAGATTACAAGTAGTTGAGTCTTTCCGTGAGTCTAATCTGAACAGAGAAAATCGTCCAGAATGGATGATTATGAAAGTGGTTCCTGTTATACCACCAGAATTACGTCCTCTTGTGCCACTTGATGGTGGACGTTTTGCAACTTCGGATTTGAATGATTTATACCGCCGTGTAATCATCCGTAACAACCGTTTGAAAAGATTAATCGAGATTAAAGCTCCTGAAGTAATCCTTCGTAACGAAAAACGTATGTTGCAAGAATCTGTAGATTCACTTTTCGATAATACTCGTAAAGCATCTGCAGTAAAAACTGAATCAAACAGACCTTTGAAATCATTATCTGATTCATTAAAAGGTAAACAAGGACGTTTCCGTCAAAACTTACTTGGAAAACGTGTGGATTATTCTGCTCGTTCGGTAATTGTTGTAGGTCCTGAGTTGAAATTGTTTGAATGTGGTTTGCCAAAAGATATGGCAGCTGAATTATACAAACCTTTTGTTATCCGTAAATTGATAGAAAGAGGAATTGTAAAAACTGTAAAATCAGCTAAGAAAATAATTGACAAAAAAGAGCCAGTTGTATGGGATATTCTTGAGAATGTAATCAAAGGACATCCAGTATTATTGAACCGTGCTCCTACTTTGCACAGATTAGGTATTCAAGCTTTCCAACCAAAATTAATTGAAGGAAAAGCAATCCAATTGCACCCATTAGTATGTACGGCGTTCAACGCGGATTTTGATGGGGATCAAATGGCGGTTCACTTGCCATTAGGACCAGAGGCTATTTTGGAAGCACAATTGTTAATGTTGGCTTCACACAATATCTTGAACCCTGCGAATGGTGCGCCAATTACGGTACCTTCTCAGGACATGGTACTTGGTCTTTACTATATGACCAAGGAACGTTTGTCTACACCAGAGAAAACTATTTTAGGACAAGGAATTACTTTCTACTCTGCAGAAGAGGTAAATATTGCATTGAACGAAGGTCGTTTGGAATTGAATGCTCAAGTGAAAATTAGAGCGAAAGATTTCAATGAAAATGGTGAATTAGTTTACCAAATCATCCAAACTACTGCAGGACGTGTATTATTTAATGAAGTAGTACCAGAAGCAGCTGGATATATCAATGATGTATTGACTAAGAAAAACTTAAGAGATATTATCGGACACGTATTGAGTTCGACAGATGTACCTACTACAGCAGCTTTCTTGGACAATATGAAAGATATGGGTTATAAATTCGCTTTCAAAGGAGGATTGTCATTCTCTCTAGGTGATATTAGAATTCCAGATCAAAAACCAAAATTAATTGCAGATGCCAGAGATCAAGTTGAAGGTATTTCTGCGAATTATAACATGGGTCTTATTACCAATAACGAGCGTTACAACCAAGTTATTGACGTATGGACTTCAGCAAATGCTCAATTAACAGAGTTAGCAATGAAAAACATTAGAGAAGACCAACAAGGTTTCAACTCAGTGTATATGATGCTTGATTCTGGAGCGAGGGGTTCTAAAGAGCAGATTCGTCAGTTAACTGGTATGCGTGGTTTGATGGCTAAGCCTAAAAAATCTACTGCTGGTGGTGGTGAGATTATTGAAAACCCGATTCTTTCTAACTTTAAGGAAGGTCTTTCGATCCTTGAGTACTTTATCTCTACTCACGGTGCTCGTAAAGGTCTTGCGGATACCGCTCTTAAAACGGCGGATGCTGGATACCTTACTAGAAGATTACATGACGTTTCTCAAGATGTTATTGTTAACATTGAGGACTGTGGTACTCTTAGAGGTGTTGAAGTTTCTGCATTGAAGAAAAATGAGGAAATTGTTGAATCACTTGGAGAAAGAATTTTAGGACGTGTTGCATTGCAAGACGTAATTAATCCTTTAACTAGTGAGGTTTTAGTTAAATCTGGTGAGCAAATTACTGAAGTATTAATGAAAGCAATTGAAGCTTCTCCAGTTGAGAAAGTTGAAGTGCGTTCACCTTTAGTTTGTGAAGCTACAAAAGGTATTTGTGCTAAATGTTACGGTAGAAATTTAGCTACTGGAAAAATGACACAAAGAGGAGAAGCAGTTGGTGTAATTGCAGCTCAATCTATTGGAGAGCCAGGTACACAGTTAACATTACGTACATTCCACGTTGGAGGGGTTGCGGGAGGAATTTCTGAGGATTCTAGTATTATTACTCGTTTTGCAGGTAAACTAGATATCGAAGATTTAAAAACTGTTAAAGGTGAAGATAGTGAAGGTAATGCAGTAGATATTGTTGTTTCTCGTTCAACTGAATTGAAATTAATTGACGAAAAAACAGGTATTTTATTAAGTACACATAATATTCCTTACGGTTCTAGTATTTTTGTTGGAGATGGTCAATCTGTTGCAAAAGGAGAAGTAATCTGTAAATGGGATCCATATAATGGAGTTATCGTTTCTGAGTTTACTGGTAAAATTGCTTACGAAGATTTAGAGCAAGGACAATCATTCATGGTTGAAATTGATGAGCAAACTGGTTTCCAAGAAAAAGTAATTTCTGAATCAAGATCTAAAAAATTAATACCTACCTTATTAGTTTACGGTAAAGAAGGAGAATTAATTCGTTCTTATAACTTACCAGTTGGAGCTCACTTGATGGTTGAAAATGGTGAGAAAATTAAAGCAGGTAAAGTATTGGTGAAAATTCCACGTCGTTCTTCTAAATCTGGGGATATTACAGGAGGTTTACCTAGAATTACTGAGTTGTTAGAAGCTCGTAATCCTTCTAACCCAGCTGTAGTTTCTGAGATTGATGGTGTTGTTTCTTTTGGAAAAATTAAAAGAGGTAACCGTGAGATCGTTATTGAGTCTAAATTTGGTGATGTTAGAAAATACTTGGTTAAATTATCAAGTCAAATTCTAGTTCAAGAAAATGACTTCGTAAGAGCGGGTGTACCATTGTCAGATGGAGCTATTACTCCAGATGATATTTTAAGAATCCAAGGACCAGCTGCTGTTCAACAGTACTTGGTTAATGAAATTCAAGAGGTATACCGTTTACAAGGGGTAAAAATTAACGATAAACACTTTGAAGTAGTAATACGTCAAATGATGCGTAAAGTAAGAGTTGAAGATCCGGGAGATACATTGTTCCTTGAAGATCAATTGATTCATACTAAAGATTTTATCGTTCAAAATGATAACCTTTACGGAATGAAGGTGGTTGAAGATGCTGGAGATTCTAGTACGCTTAAACCAGGGCAAATTATTACGCCTCGTCAATTACGTGATGAAAATTCATTGTTAAAACGTACAGATAAGAATCTTGTTGTTGCTCGTGATGTTATTACTGCAACGGCTACTCCAGTATTACAAGGAATTACAAGAGCATCTCTTCAAACTAAATCATTTATCTCTGCTGCTTCTTTCCAAGAAACAACAAAAGTATTAAACGAAGCTGCAGTTGCAGGTAAAATTGATTTACTAGAAGGATTGAAAGAAAATGTAATTGTAGGTCACAGAATTCCTGCCGGAACTGGTATGAGAGAATATGACAATACAATTGTAGGTTCTAGAGAAGATTACAATGATATGATGGCAAATAAAGAGGAATACATTTATTAA
- a CDS encoding DUF3467 domain-containing protein, translating into MNNSNQQEQINIELDEKVAEGIYSNLAIINHSSSEFVLDFVCIMPGVPKAKVKSRIILTPQHAKRLLKAIGENIHRFEATHGEIKDVEQPSIPLNFGPTGQA; encoded by the coding sequence ATGAATAATTCTAATCAACAAGAACAAATTAATATTGAGTTAGATGAAAAAGTTGCTGAAGGGATTTATTCTAATTTAGCAATTATCAATCATTCTTCATCGGAGTTTGTTTTAGATTTTGTATGTATTATGCCAGGTGTTCCTAAGGCTAAAGTGAAATCAAGAATTATTTTGACACCACAACATGCCAAAAGATTATTGAAAGCAATTGGAGAAAATATTCATCGTTTTGAAGCCACTCATGGTGAAATAAAAGATGTTGAACAGCCGTCAATTCCACTTAACTTTGGGCCAACAGGTCAAGCATAA
- a CDS encoding peptide chain release factor 3 — translation MSFLKEIQRRRTFGIISHPDAGKTTLTEKLLLFGGAIQEAGAVKNNKIKKGATSDFMEIERQRGISVSTSVLAFNYKEKKINILDTPGHKDFAEDTFRTLTAVDSVIVVIDVAKGVEEQTEKLVAVCRMRKIPIIVFINKLDREGKDAFDLMDEVEQKLGLTVTPLSFPIGMGYDFQGIYNLWEQNINLFSGDSRKNIEETIAFSDVQNPELEKIIGQKPANRLREELELIDEVYPKFDRQEYLDGKLQPVFFGSALNNFGVRELLDCFVTIAPSPRPKDSETRLVDPKETKMSGFVFKIHANMDPKHRDRLAFIKIVSGTFERNKPYYHVRQKKNLKFSSPNAFFAEKKEIVDISYPGDIVGLHDTGNFKIGDTLTEGEIMSFKGIPSFSPEHFRYINNADPMKAKQLDKGVDQLMDEGVAQLFTLEMNNRKVIGTVGALQYEVIQYRLEHEYGAKCTYENFPVHKACWVKPDDAKNEEFKEFKRIKQKFLAKDKYNQLVFLADSDFTIQMTQNKYPSVKLFFTSEFD, via the coding sequence ATGAGTTTTTTAAAAGAAATACAACGAAGAAGAACATTTGGTATCATTTCACATCCCGATGCCGGAAAAACAACACTAACTGAAAAATTACTTCTTTTTGGAGGTGCTATTCAAGAGGCTGGTGCAGTAAAAAACAATAAAATAAAAAAAGGAGCTACGAGCGATTTCATGGAAATTGAACGTCAGAGAGGGATATCTGTTTCTACTTCTGTTCTAGCTTTCAACTACAAAGAGAAAAAAATAAACATCCTGGACACACCTGGTCACAAGGATTTTGCCGAAGATACTTTTAGAACCTTAACTGCCGTAGACAGCGTTATCGTAGTCATTGACGTTGCAAAAGGAGTCGAAGAACAAACGGAAAAACTCGTTGCAGTATGTAGAATGCGAAAAATTCCTATCATTGTTTTTATCAATAAATTAGACCGTGAAGGAAAAGACGCTTTTGATCTAATGGATGAGGTAGAACAAAAACTTGGACTTACCGTTACTCCATTAAGCTTTCCTATAGGAATGGGTTATGACTTTCAAGGAATTTACAATCTTTGGGAACAAAACATTAATTTATTTAGTGGTGACAGCCGAAAAAACATAGAAGAAACCATTGCATTTTCTGATGTACAAAATCCTGAATTAGAAAAAATAATTGGTCAAAAACCTGCTAATCGTTTACGCGAGGAATTGGAATTAATAGACGAAGTCTATCCAAAATTTGATCGTCAAGAATATCTTGATGGTAAATTACAACCTGTGTTTTTTGGTTCAGCTTTGAATAATTTTGGAGTTAGAGAATTATTGGATTGCTTTGTTACCATTGCACCATCTCCTAGACCCAAAGATTCTGAAACTAGACTAGTAGATCCAAAAGAAACAAAAATGTCTGGATTTGTATTTAAAATCCATGCCAACATGGATCCAAAACACAGAGACCGACTTGCATTCATAAAAATTGTTTCTGGAACTTTCGAAAGAAACAAACCGTATTACCATGTTCGCCAAAAAAAGAACTTAAAATTTTCTAGTCCAAATGCTTTCTTTGCCGAAAAGAAAGAAATTGTAGATATCTCCTATCCTGGTGACATTGTAGGATTACACGATACCGGAAATTTCAAAATTGGTGATACCTTAACCGAAGGTGAAATCATGAGTTTCAAAGGAATTCCGAGTTTCTCTCCTGAACACTTTAGATACATCAATAATGCCGATCCGATGAAAGCCAAACAGCTTGACAAAGGAGTAGATCAATTAATGGATGAAGGTGTTGCTCAGTTATTTACCTTAGAAATGAACAACAGAAAAGTGATTGGAACTGTAGGAGCATTACAATACGAAGTAATTCAATACCGTTTGGAACATGAATATGGCGCTAAATGTACATATGAAAACTTCCCGGTTCACAAAGCATGTTGGGTAAAACCAGATGATGCCAAAAATGAAGAATTCAAAGAGTTCAAACGAATCAAACAAAAATTCTTAGCTAAGGACAAATACAATCAATTGGTTTTTCTTGCTGATTCAGATTTTACTATTCAAATGACGCAAAACAAATATCCAAGTGTAAAATTATTTTTCACTTCTGAATTTGATTAA
- a CDS encoding DUF7507 domain-containing protein — MNKNVLYFNSLFKKKCTVFAFFLFIVGNSFAKTLGNATVGEMLMRIQGTGIILNGSVFFPPGDFDGDTIADNIDLDDDNDGISDVFELNNFDPNGDEDGDGLPNYRDVYDNTPLNDDQNLTDYLDINGDGTPEVYDADGDGFLNNVDLDSDGDGCMDVKEQFGSSIVDGDDDGVYGIGIPAVDAQGMVLDVKGRTDINYATSINARVQTYITSPPYTPAQAINPGGSVHLSLASTAVNPTYQWQQSIDGLIWTDLVNSTDVNASPFINGVTTIGLDITNIPSSYNGYIYRVVINSDPYSCNAIVSKGNAKLNVSPGPEIKSSDSKEVPENTIDVITVEATVSGLPVQTLKYSIIGGVDASKFVINRDTGELEFNPASAAPDFENPKDVGLDNVYNVQVKVTDTATGFAAQQDIKVTVTNVNEAPVITSNGGGLTVPINVPENKTDVTTVIATDPDLPSQVLKYRITGDDASKFEINETTGKLVFNPAPDFEKPTDVGTNNVYNVQVTVTDNGTTPLFVVQDLIVTVTNVNEAPKFTNNGGISNPKINVPENTTLVTTLTAKDPDLPSQNLTFSIINRDDASKFIIFIVNSTTAVLVFKERPNFENPTDVGKNNVYNVRVRVTDSGLLWHEEDIEITVIDVNETPVAVKDSGVTDENVSVTLNVCTNDSDVDGSIDVATVDLDPNTVGIQTSLTTNQGKWSVDNLGIVTFVPALDFAGTSTIYYAVKDNLGLVSNTAEIAVVVNDLPAVKKPGIALIKTAEFNDLNGDESANIGETITYNFVVTNTGDFPLTNIKVTDPLSGITMPNAEIALNVGESDSTTFTATYTLTQEDIVRGNVTNQATVVGTSSDGTIVKDLSDDSSVLENNPTVTPVSGCSIKVFNALTPEGQSKNKVLYIRGIECYPDNRLEVYNRWGVLVYEGEHYNNVDNVFEGISKGRVTIGASQVLPVGTYFYSLKYKDDKANAYEKSGYLYLNRD; from the coding sequence ATGAATAAAAATGTTCTTTATTTTAATTCCTTGTTTAAAAAGAAGTGTACAGTCTTTGCGTTTTTTCTTTTTATAGTTGGGAATTCTTTTGCTAAAACATTAGGTAATGCTACTGTTGGTGAAATGTTAATGCGTATTCAAGGAACCGGCATAATTTTGAATGGTTCTGTTTTTTTTCCTCCTGGAGATTTTGATGGGGATACAATTGCTGATAATATAGATTTAGATGATGATAATGATGGGATTTCAGATGTGTTTGAATTAAATAATTTTGATCCAAATGGGGATGAAGATGGAGACGGTTTGCCTAATTATAGGGATGTTTATGATAATACACCCCTAAATGACGATCAAAATTTAACGGATTATCTAGATATAAATGGTGATGGTACTCCAGAAGTTTATGATGCAGATGGTGATGGTTTTTTAAACAATGTAGATCTTGATAGTGATGGTGATGGATGTATGGATGTAAAAGAACAATTTGGTTCTTCTATCGTGGATGGAGATGATGATGGGGTTTATGGCATAGGAATTCCTGCGGTAGATGCTCAAGGAATGGTGCTAGATGTTAAAGGTAGAACAGATATTAATTATGCTACTTCAATAAATGCTAGGGTTCAAACTTATATAACTAGTCCACCATATACTCCTGCTCAAGCTATTAACCCAGGTGGATCAGTTCATCTTTCTTTGGCTTCGACTGCAGTTAATCCTACATATCAATGGCAACAAAGTATTGATGGTCTGATTTGGACAGATTTAGTAAATTCTACAGATGTAAATGCATCACCTTTTATTAATGGGGTTACAACTATCGGGTTAGACATAACTAATATTCCTAGTTCATATAATGGGTATATATATAGAGTCGTAATCAATAGCGATCCTTATTCTTGTAATGCTATAGTGTCAAAAGGGAATGCGAAATTAAATGTAAGCCCAGGACCAGAAATTAAAAGTAGCGATTCAAAAGAAGTTCCAGAAAACACAATAGATGTAATTACAGTAGAGGCGACTGTTAGTGGTTTGCCTGTACAAACGTTAAAATATAGTATAATAGGAGGAGTTGATGCTTCAAAGTTTGTGATTAATCGTGATACTGGTGAGCTAGAATTTAATCCTGCTTCGGCAGCTCCAGATTTTGAAAATCCAAAGGATGTGGGACTAGATAATGTTTATAATGTTCAAGTGAAGGTAACAGATACTGCTACTGGTTTTGCTGCTCAGCAAGATATTAAAGTTACTGTTACTAACGTAAATGAAGCTCCGGTGATTACAAGTAATGGAGGAGGTTTGACAGTACCAATAAATGTGCCTGAAAACAAGACAGACGTAACTACAGTAATTGCTACAGATCCTGATTTACCTTCGCAAGTGTTAAAGTATCGTATAACAGGAGATGATGCTTCAAAATTTGAGATTAACGAAACAACAGGTAAGTTAGTATTTAATCCTGCTCCAGATTTTGAAAAACCAACAGATGTAGGAACAAATAATGTTTATAATGTACAAGTGACAGTAACTGATAATGGAACTACTCCTTTATTTGTTGTACAAGACCTAATAGTTACAGTTACTAATGTTAATGAAGCTCCTAAGTTTACAAATAATGGGGGAATTTCAAATCCAAAGATAAACGTACCGGAAAATACAACTCTTGTAACAACATTAACAGCTAAAGATCCTGATTTGCCTTCACAAAATTTGACATTTAGTATTATTAACAGAGATGATGCATCAAAGTTTATAATTTTTATAGTTAACTCAACAACTGCTGTGTTGGTTTTTAAAGAGAGACCAAATTTTGAAAATCCAACAGATGTGGGAAAAAACAATGTTTATAATGTTCGAGTAAGAGTAACTGATAGCGGACTTTTGTGGCATGAGGAAGATATTGAAATCACTGTTATTGATGTGAATGAAACACCAGTTGCTGTTAAGGATAGCGGAGTAACAGATGAAAATGTTTCGGTTACTTTAAATGTATGCACTAACGATTCTGATGTAGACGGATCAATAGATGTTGCTACTGTAGATTTAGATCCAAACACAGTAGGAATACAAACTAGTTTGACGACTAATCAAGGTAAATGGAGTGTTGATAATTTAGGGATAGTAACGTTTGTACCAGCTTTGGATTTTGCAGGTACTTCTACTATTTATTATGCTGTAAAAGATAATTTAGGTTTGGTTTCAAATACCGCTGAAATAGCAGTAGTTGTAAATGATTTACCAGCTGTGAAAAAACCTGGAATAGCTTTAATTAAAACTGCTGAATTTAATGATCTTAATGGAGATGAATCGGCTAATATAGGAGAAACGATCACTTATAATTTTGTAGTAACAAATACTGGAGATTTTCCGTTGACAAATATAAAAGTAACAGATCCTTTGTCAGGAATTACTATGCCAAATGCTGAAATAGCCTTGAATGTTGGCGAATCGGATAGTACCACATTTACTGCCACTTACACATTGACTCAAGAGGATATTGTTAGAGGAAATGTTACCAATCAAGCTACGGTAGTTGGAACAAGCTCTGATGGAACAATTGTAAAAGATCTTTCTGATGACTCTAGTGTTCTTGAAAATAATCCAACAGTGACTCCAGTTTCTGGTTGTTCAATTAAGGTATTTAATGCATTAACACCAGAAGGACAATCTAAAAACAAAGTGCTTTATATTAGAGGAATTGAGTGTTATCCAGATAATAGACTAGAAGTTTATAACAGATGGGGAGTACTAGTTTATGAAGGTGAACATTATAATAATGTTGATAATGTTTTCGAAGGAATTTCTAAAGGTCGAGTGACAATTGGAGCATCACAAGTATTACCAGTCGGTACATATTTCTATAGTTTAAAATACAAAGATGATAAGGCTAATGCTTATGAGAAATCGGGCTATTTGTATTTGAATAGAGACTAA
- a CDS encoding PorP/SprF family type IX secretion system membrane protein yields MKTRIIGLIMTFLSLATYAQQDAQYTQYMYNTVIVNPAYAGSRQSLSVFALHRAQWVGLEGAPVTNTLSINTPIDESNVGLGLSVVNDRIGPSTENNIAADFSYTIKTSEDYKLSFGLKASANLLNVDFTKLDHYPGDPIAEDNIDNKFSPNIGLGFYWHSSKSYIGLSAPNLIETKHFDKSAGSSADSHIATEKISYYLIGGYVFELSPSLKFKPSLLSKYVQGSPLQVDVSANFLFSEKFVAGLSYRWDAAISAMAGFQASDSWFIGYSYDFDTTALANYNSGSHEFFIRYELFKKYDQIVSPRFF; encoded by the coding sequence ATGAAAACCAGAATAATAGGATTAATAATGACATTTTTGTCATTGGCTACTTATGCGCAACAAGATGCGCAATATACACAGTACATGTATAATACAGTAATTGTAAATCCGGCGTATGCGGGATCTAGACAATCATTGAGCGTGTTTGCTTTACATCGTGCTCAATGGGTTGGGCTGGAAGGGGCACCAGTAACTAATACTTTGTCGATAAACACACCAATTGATGAAAGTAATGTAGGTTTAGGTTTGTCTGTGGTAAATGATAGAATAGGACCTTCTACCGAGAATAATATCGCTGCCGATTTCTCATATACAATAAAAACTTCAGAAGATTATAAGTTATCTTTTGGTCTAAAAGCAAGTGCTAATTTACTAAATGTAGATTTTACCAAATTAGATCATTACCCTGGAGATCCAATTGCAGAAGATAATATAGATAATAAATTCTCACCTAACATTGGACTTGGATTTTATTGGCATTCAAGTAAAAGCTATATAGGGTTATCTGCGCCTAATTTAATAGAAACGAAGCATTTTGACAAATCAGCAGGCTCAAGTGCAGATAGCCATATTGCTACTGAGAAAATTAGTTATTATTTAATAGGAGGTTATGTGTTTGAGTTAAGCCCAAGTTTAAAATTTAAACCGTCTTTGCTTAGTAAATATGTTCAGGGATCACCATTACAGGTTGATGTGTCTGCTAATTTCTTATTTAGTGAAAAATTTGTAGCAGGATTGTCTTATAGATGGGATGCTGCTATAAGTGCTATGGCAGGATTTCAAGCCAGTGATTCTTGGTTTATTGGGTATTCATATGATTTTGATACTACTGCTTTGGCAAATTACAATTCAGGTTCACATGAGTTTTTTATCCGTTACGAATTGTTTAAAAAGTATGATCAAATAGTATCACCTAGATTTTTCTAA